In Alteribacter lacisalsi, a genomic segment contains:
- a CDS encoding YhgE/Pip domain-containing protein — protein MNGLKNELKGIFERKKLMVALAGIMLMPLLYGGVLIWSFWDPYGQIDSLPVAVVNDDESAVIDGEEIRAGDDFTEELAANPDLDFHFVNEETARQGMADFDYYFYVYIPPSFSEDIVSVAEQEPVKGTLYYEVNSDYNYVSSQIAGTAVESMERELSEALTLAYAEVANDSFSRFTKLVNEVKDGTGEIQEGSSDAYEGSLSLNSGLLEIEAGTADLAAGAEELEAGITTFDEEWDSLTRNLDLDRAEETHGELRERTERMEQFLEDGRVTEAAQEFDRIFDQAEALGDDIAQFQDILTDGEERMADIQSELNEYESKWNSLYASLEGSAEDAGSRLDEAAAFADQIEERLEGLEKRLSEPFELVEEMEDHYRQLPEAAGEDWEEREELAAWYEQGLEQFEKIPDHQERLKNQVADGRSEISRFRQTIEEAEEAAEDLAETGKEALAAAGHIKEKVGTSENILRSLNERADRLKEKLETVESLEERVDPADGEEQLKEVVQDLNMTLERAEEQYNLALNQGEEVSEGLSQLAAGAERTSEGTFSLVDRLDEAAEGSSSLAGGLDDLSSGTDELHKNVAEVAEVMGGLDPGRQHELMAATPVEAMSGSTDSDNDYSYGEGLTPYFLSIGLYVGALTLSIIYPFREPLGPHRNGFEWFTGKLGVALMTGAAQVTILLAFLFFVLQLDVASPVSFIWFTYLVSAVFISLIFMMVGVLDNPGRFVAIILLILQLGGSGGTFPVELLASPLQTVHGWLPMTYSILGFRSVVFMDSPVFLGQSVLFLTVLGAVVLGGAYFFFRAKYSKLCAPFTNKQNVQTNKD, from the coding sequence AAGAAAAAAACTGATGGTCGCTTTGGCAGGAATAATGCTGATGCCTCTTTTATACGGCGGTGTGCTGATTTGGTCATTCTGGGATCCCTATGGCCAAATTGACTCGCTCCCGGTAGCGGTTGTTAATGACGATGAAAGTGCTGTAATTGATGGGGAGGAGATAAGAGCAGGGGATGACTTTACTGAAGAACTGGCCGCCAATCCCGATCTGGACTTCCATTTCGTGAATGAAGAAACAGCGAGGCAGGGAATGGCCGATTTTGACTACTATTTTTATGTGTACATTCCCCCTTCATTTTCTGAGGATATTGTAAGTGTAGCCGAGCAAGAGCCGGTAAAGGGGACGCTCTATTATGAAGTGAACTCGGATTACAACTATGTGAGCTCCCAGATTGCTGGAACAGCGGTGGAGTCGATGGAAAGGGAACTGTCTGAAGCACTCACGCTTGCCTATGCAGAAGTGGCTAATGATTCGTTCAGCCGCTTCACGAAACTGGTGAATGAAGTAAAAGACGGAACGGGCGAGATTCAGGAGGGGAGCAGTGACGCCTATGAGGGAAGCCTGAGTCTCAACAGCGGCCTGCTGGAAATTGAAGCCGGGACAGCAGATCTAGCAGCAGGTGCAGAAGAGCTTGAAGCCGGGATCACCACTTTTGATGAGGAGTGGGACTCATTGACGAGGAATCTCGATCTCGACCGTGCAGAGGAGACCCATGGAGAGCTCAGAGAGCGCACTGAACGAATGGAACAGTTCCTTGAAGATGGACGTGTGACTGAAGCTGCGCAGGAGTTCGATCGTATTTTTGACCAGGCAGAGGCACTTGGAGATGATATCGCCCAGTTTCAGGACATACTCACAGACGGAGAAGAGCGTATGGCTGATATACAGTCAGAGCTTAATGAATACGAATCAAAGTGGAACAGCCTGTACGCTTCTCTGGAGGGCAGTGCAGAGGATGCGGGCAGCCGTCTTGATGAGGCAGCTGCTTTTGCAGATCAAATAGAGGAGCGCCTTGAAGGGCTGGAAAAACGGCTGTCAGAACCGTTTGAACTAGTTGAAGAGATGGAAGACCATTACCGTCAGCTTCCAGAGGCGGCAGGTGAGGATTGGGAGGAGCGTGAAGAGCTTGCTGCCTGGTATGAACAGGGCCTTGAACAGTTTGAGAAAATCCCGGATCACCAGGAGCGGTTAAAAAATCAGGTCGCAGACGGCCGCTCGGAAATAAGCCGTTTCCGCCAGACGATTGAGGAAGCGGAAGAGGCGGCAGAAGACCTTGCTGAGACCGGGAAGGAGGCGCTCGCAGCTGCTGGGCATATTAAGGAAAAAGTGGGGACATCCGAAAATATCCTACGCAGTCTTAATGAAAGAGCAGACCGGCTTAAAGAAAAATTGGAAACAGTTGAAAGTCTGGAAGAGAGGGTTGATCCTGCGGATGGAGAGGAACAGCTTAAGGAAGTTGTTCAGGACCTGAACATGACTCTTGAAAGGGCAGAGGAACAGTATAACCTTGCCTTGAATCAGGGAGAAGAAGTAAGTGAAGGTCTCTCACAGCTTGCTGCAGGTGCAGAGCGGACAAGCGAAGGGACATTCTCCCTTGTCGATCGCCTTGATGAAGCTGCTGAGGGAAGTTCTTCGCTTGCGGGAGGACTGGATGATTTGTCTTCTGGAACAGATGAGCTGCACAAAAACGTGGCCGAAGTGGCTGAAGTGATGGGCGGTCTTGATCCCGGCCGTCAGCACGAACTCATGGCAGCCACTCCGGTTGAGGCGATGAGCGGAAGCACAGACAGTGACAATGATTATTCTTATGGCGAAGGGCTCACACCTTACTTTTTGTCAATCGGACTTTATGTAGGGGCTCTGACCCTTTCAATCATCTATCCGTTCCGTGAACCTCTGGGACCCCATCGAAACGGGTTTGAATGGTTTACAGGAAAACTCGGCGTGGCACTGATGACCGGCGCGGCTCAGGTAACCATCCTTCTGGCGTTTCTGTTTTTCGTTCTCCAGCTGGATGTTGCGTCGCCAGTATCGTTTATTTGGTTTACCTATCTTGTGAGTGCGGTGTTTATCAGCCTTATTTTCATGATGGTTGGCGTACTGGACAATCCTGGACGCTTCGTGGCTATTATTCTCCTCATACTCCAGCTCGGAGGCAGCGGGGGGACCTTTCCGGTTGAACTGCTCGCTTCTCCGCTGCAGACCGTTCACGGCTGGCTGCCGATGACGTATTCCATTCTCGGGTTCCGCTCAGTTGTGTTTATGGATTCACCTGTCTTTCTGGGACAGAGCGTCCTGTTTTTAACCGTACTCGGTGCAGTGGTGCTGGGGGGAGCCTATTTCTTTTTCAGGGCGAAATACAGTAAACTTTGTGCCCCGTTTACAAACAAGCAGAACGTGCAGACTAACAAAGACTGA
- a CDS encoding HesB/YadR/YfhF family protein — protein sequence MKLEISDKAVEWFKSEFELEGGESVQLYVRYGGCGNFQSGFSLAVAKKEPDDPAVSEEKNGITFYVEKKDEWYFDDKDLKVAFNEDTDEIEYLHETGEKQ from the coding sequence ATGAAACTTGAAATATCAGATAAAGCAGTGGAATGGTTTAAAAGTGAGTTTGAACTTGAAGGCGGCGAGTCTGTCCAGCTTTACGTCCGATACGGAGGGTGCGGGAATTTCCAGAGCGGCTTCTCGCTTGCTGTGGCAAAAAAGGAACCGGATGACCCTGCTGTATCAGAGGAAAAAAACGGCATCACCTTTTACGTGGAGAAAAAGGACGAATGGTACTTTGATGATAAGGACCTGAAAGTAGCATTCAATGAGGATACAGATGAAATCGAGTATCTTCATGAAACAGGAGAAAAGCAGTAG
- a CDS encoding DUF4870 domain-containing protein: protein MSEENLTAEEKEETKENEAVEESEVSGDDKNMALLTHLSGLIIGFIGPLIFWLLKKDTSSFVDYHGKQALNLHISMFIYYTVAAFSMIILVGFLLFPIVVIVNIVLIIMAALKAKDGQYYKMPLTIPFIK, encoded by the coding sequence ATGAGTGAAGAAAATCTGACGGCAGAAGAAAAAGAGGAAACGAAGGAAAATGAGGCAGTTGAGGAATCGGAAGTGAGCGGAGACGATAAAAACATGGCCCTGCTGACACATCTGTCCGGACTGATTATCGGTTTTATCGGTCCGCTGATTTTCTGGCTTCTCAAAAAAGACACCTCTTCCTTTGTGGATTATCACGGAAAGCAGGCACTGAATCTGCATATTTCCATGTTCATTTATTACACCGTCGCCGCATTTTCCATGATAATCCTGGTCGGCTTTTTACTCTTTCCGATCGTGGTGATTGTCAATATTGTGCTGATCATCATGGCTGCTTTGAAGGCAAAAGACGGCCAGTATTACAAAATGCCGCTTACCATTCCTTTTATAAAGTAA
- a CDS encoding YjzC family protein: MGQRRQFEEGDKAPNNGFYVEIGETGSMVNNPQKIHLEAGKEFPALTNKDRKWTYHRKP, encoded by the coding sequence ATGGGACAGCGGCGGCAGTTTGAGGAAGGCGACAAAGCGCCGAATAACGGATTCTATGTGGAAATCGGCGAAACAGGAAGCATGGTTAATAACCCTCAGAAAATTCATCTGGAAGCGGGCAAGGAATTTCCCGCGCTCACAAATAAAGACCGTAAATGGACCTACCACCGTAAGCCGTAA